A single Pseudodesulfovibrio aespoeensis Aspo-2 DNA region contains:
- a CDS encoding phosphatase PAP2 family protein gives MRITFVRQWAVISAPLLLILAVIWLVFPTEAAVAEFFRTHSTEHPGLAFTLKLITDWSNPVFYAVYAWMLVRAWRSGDRATLRFICILLAVQAVVAALAVHFIKHTVGRPRPGQGVWFDPVTSRGTYHSLPSGHTTEFMGWSLPLSLRVGNRTLTALLGVAAALVGFSRIYLGWHHPTDVFFGWLLGSFSGFATIVLAGSTLCRSKA, from the coding sequence ATGCGCATCACCTTTGTCAGACAATGGGCCGTCATCTCGGCCCCGCTGCTGCTGATCCTGGCCGTCATCTGGCTTGTGTTCCCGACCGAGGCCGCAGTGGCCGAGTTCTTTCGGACGCACAGCACGGAGCATCCAGGCCTTGCCTTCACCCTCAAGCTGATCACCGACTGGAGCAACCCGGTCTTCTATGCCGTGTACGCCTGGATGCTCGTGCGGGCGTGGCGCTCCGGCGACCGGGCCACCCTGCGCTTTATATGCATCCTCCTGGCCGTGCAGGCCGTGGTGGCCGCGCTGGCCGTCCACTTCATCAAGCACACCGTGGGCCGCCCGCGTCCGGGGCAGGGCGTCTGGTTTGATCCGGTCACCAGCCGGGGCACCTACCATTCCCTGCCTTCTGGCCACACCACCGAGTTCATGGGCTGGTCGCTGCCTCTTTCGCTGAGGGTCGGCAACCGCACGCTGACCGCGCTCCTGGGCGTGGCTGCCGCGCTGGTGGGCTTTTCCCGCATCTACCTCGGCTGGCATCATCCCACGGATGTCTTTTTCGGCTGGCTGCTCGGCAGCTTCAGCGGATTTGCCACCATCGTGCTGGCCGGTTCCACCCTGTGCAGGAGCAAGGCATGA
- a CDS encoding YfgM family protein: MAENKTAEHTTLEDIEARVPNSLHPVIEAAFKHSRQILAGVVAIILVAAAYAAYSGYTARALANAQTQLGTIVIEAAGQDKIDRLEALLDSAPTTARPAVFLELAQSAMNLAQYEAAAGYWGSLAAEADNEMRLIARMGHAKCLLLAGRAKEAVAELKDLAGIAPADFTAPVYRQLAVAAEAAGDTPQALEAYRKLAEQQVTDKPFIDHKIAQLEAK; this comes from the coding sequence ATGGCTGAAAACAAGACCGCCGAACACACCACCCTTGAAGACATCGAGGCGCGTGTTCCCAACTCCCTGCATCCTGTCATCGAAGCCGCCTTCAAGCACAGCAGGCAGATCCTCGCAGGCGTGGTCGCCATCATCCTCGTGGCCGCAGCCTACGCGGCCTACAGCGGCTACACGGCACGGGCGCTGGCCAATGCCCAGACCCAACTCGGCACCATCGTCATCGAGGCCGCGGGCCAGGACAAGATCGACAGGCTTGAGGCGCTGCTCGACTCCGCGCCCACCACGGCCCGGCCCGCCGTGTTCCTCGAACTGGCCCAGTCCGCCATGAACCTCGCGCAGTACGAAGCGGCTGCGGGCTACTGGGGCAGTCTGGCCGCGGAAGCAGACAACGAGATGCGGCTCATCGCCCGCATGGGCCACGCCAAGTGCCTGCTCCTGGCAGGCAGGGCCAAGGAGGCCGTGGCCGAACTCAAGGATCTGGCGGGCATTGCCCCGGCAGATTTCACCGCGCCGGTCTACCGCCAGCTCGCCGTGGCCGCCGAGGCTGCGGGCGACACCCCCCAGGCCCTGGAGGCTTACCGCAAGCTGGCCGAGCAGCAGGTGACGGACAAGCCCTTCATCGACCACAAGATCGCCCAACTGGAAGCGAAATAA
- a CDS encoding cysteine synthase, translated as MNKDLLSLIGGTPLVEIRHLNPNPNVKILAKLEAQNPGGSIKDRVAVAMIEAAERSGELTKDKIIIEATSGNTGVGLAMVAAIKGYRIKLLMPETASEERKMIMAAYGAQLELTPGHLSTDGAIERAYRYAREEPDTYVLMDQFNNPASIDAHYQGTGLEIWEQTGGAVTHCVMALGTSGTAMGIAKRLHEMGKVHVAAVEPYAGHKIQGLKNMLESYPPGIYDKTWLDEILHVDDETAFEYCRKLARAEGIFAGMSSGAALGGAILLAERLQSGLIVTIFPDSGERYLSTHLYRQQAGSGITLFDMATGATKPLKTQGGLGLYTMGPNLDNPDGLDAWRRVVVLDVLARHLRSLGVETRAAVGLSDMDDRTLTAARHTDADRAVFAAGLRARIMERARDMGVAVAGGDGAGVDFPLSSNSEGKALELCRKLLGKGLAYEKLRSVYFDIFRDKRYGEIGAMDMDKVSGGRTVDLDAYVKDNPLDFTLLKRATLLDLKRGEVLETEWGNVRPSWFLQHAATALTSLPRIDVMIGSEKHRFPHLENLRAIWSAAGRELQAWLLNHQATDCADATLTTVADTLGGFRAARFWLLSSACRKPLCASSDNLVMWARNWRRVQEALAALSAPRTGAAPSGESAGKIPGEADQAVFDLRAGFKTAMNEDLALHRFWPVLFRFVKQVNAWAAAGALTGPAASACLDELLAVDAILGILDHAQMPLPLADLPIEVQGMLADRQKAREAKDFAASDALRDQIANAGFRLEDTAGAPRVFRM; from the coding sequence ATGAACAAAGATCTGCTTTCACTCATCGGCGGGACCCCGCTGGTGGAGATACGCCATCTCAACCCGAACCCGAACGTCAAGATTTTGGCCAAGCTGGAGGCGCAGAATCCCGGCGGGTCCATCAAGGACCGCGTGGCCGTGGCCATGATCGAGGCTGCCGAGCGGTCCGGCGAGCTGACCAAAGACAAGATCATCATCGAGGCCACATCGGGCAACACCGGCGTGGGGCTGGCCATGGTCGCGGCCATCAAGGGCTACCGCATCAAGCTGCTCATGCCCGAGACGGCCAGCGAGGAGCGCAAGATGATCATGGCCGCCTACGGCGCACAGCTGGAACTGACGCCCGGCCACCTCTCCACGGACGGGGCCATCGAGCGCGCCTACCGCTACGCCCGCGAGGAGCCGGACACTTACGTGCTTATGGACCAGTTCAACAACCCCGCCTCCATCGACGCCCACTACCAAGGCACGGGCCTGGAAATCTGGGAGCAGACCGGCGGCGCGGTCACCCACTGCGTCATGGCGCTGGGCACCTCGGGCACGGCCATGGGCATTGCCAAGCGGCTGCACGAGATGGGCAAGGTCCATGTGGCTGCGGTGGAGCCCTACGCAGGCCACAAGATTCAGGGCCTCAAGAACATGCTCGAATCCTACCCGCCCGGCATCTACGACAAGACCTGGCTCGACGAGATCCTGCATGTGGACGACGAGACCGCCTTTGAATACTGCCGCAAACTGGCCAGGGCCGAGGGCATCTTTGCGGGCATGAGTTCCGGCGCGGCCCTGGGCGGGGCCATCCTCCTGGCCGAGCGGCTTCAGTCAGGTCTCATCGTGACCATCTTCCCGGACTCGGGCGAGCGCTACCTGAGCACCCACCTCTACCGCCAACAGGCGGGCAGCGGCATCACGCTTTTTGACATGGCCACGGGCGCGACCAAGCCCCTCAAGACCCAGGGGGGCCTGGGCCTCTACACCATGGGGCCGAACCTCGACAACCCGGACGGTCTCGACGCGTGGCGGCGGGTGGTGGTCCTCGACGTGCTGGCCCGCCACCTGCGCTCGCTCGGAGTGGAAACCCGCGCCGCCGTGGGATTGAGCGACATGGACGACCGCACCCTGACCGCAGCCCGGCACACCGACGCCGACCGGGCCGTGTTCGCAGCCGGGCTTCGCGCCCGGATCATGGAGCGCGCCCGCGACATGGGCGTGGCAGTGGCCGGGGGTGACGGTGCGGGCGTGGACTTCCCCCTCTCCTCAAACAGCGAGGGCAAGGCCCTTGAGCTGTGCCGCAAGCTGCTCGGCAAAGGGCTGGCCTACGAAAAGCTGCGCTCGGTCTACTTCGACATCTTCCGCGACAAGCGCTACGGCGAGATCGGAGCCATGGACATGGACAAGGTCTCGGGCGGGCGCACCGTGGACCTCGACGCCTACGTCAAGGACAATCCGCTGGACTTCACCCTGCTCAAACGCGCCACCCTGCTCGACCTCAAGCGCGGCGAGGTGCTGGAGACCGAATGGGGCAACGTGCGCCCGTCCTGGTTCCTGCAGCACGCGGCCACGGCCCTGACCAGCCTGCCCCGCATCGACGTGATGATCGGCAGCGAGAAACACCGCTTCCCCCACCTGGAAAATCTCCGGGCCATCTGGTCCGCTGCCGGGCGCGAGCTCCAGGCATGGCTGCTCAACCATCAGGCCACGGACTGCGCCGACGCGACCCTGACCACCGTGGCCGACACCCTGGGCGGATTCCGGGCGGCCCGGTTCTGGCTGCTCTCGTCCGCCTGCCGCAAGCCCCTGTGCGCCAGCAGCGACAACCTGGTCATGTGGGCGCGCAACTGGCGGCGGGTGCAGGAGGCCTTGGCGGCCCTGAGCGCGCCCCGGACCGGGGCGGCACCGTCGGGCGAAAGCGCGGGCAAAATCCCTGGCGAAGCCGATCAGGCCGTGTTCGACCTGCGCGCCGGATTCAAGACGGCCATGAACGAGGACCTCGCCCTGCACCGCTTCTGGCCCGTGCTCTTCCGGTTCGTCAAACAGGTCAACGCCTGGGCCGCCGCAGGCGCGCTGACCGGCCCGGCAGCCTCGGCCTGCCTCGACGAGCTCCTGGCCGTGGACGCCATCCTCGGCATCCTCGACCACGCCCAGATGCCGCTCCCCCTGGCCGACCTGCCCATTGAGGTGCAGGGCATGCTGGCCGACCGCCAGAAGGCCCGCGAGGCCAAGGACTTCGCCGCCTCCGACGCCCTGCGCGACCAGATCGCCAACGCCGGATTCCGCCTGGAAGACACGGCAGGCGCACCAAGGGTGTTCAGGATGTAA
- a CDS encoding sigma-54-dependent Fis family transcriptional regulator: MAHKKQDDSDLSYLVTLKTIQDTLKRDAPLEESLNQLLRILAQDMEYVRAFMVIMDPKTENLKLSLTYSPARSDDVTYSPGRGVIGRVFNTGESITIPRMSDDKEFLNKAFGRSEEELRKLGFICVPVINRGTDHEEVIGALSVDVPLIPAEDLDAHRQFLEVVAGIIAGHVAQLQEEMATHNHLLTQGMMAGGPDSTPPKDFVAASKAMRLVLRQSRQVAPSRATALLRGQSGTGKELLAEAIHSASPRADKPLIKLNCAALPSELIESELFGHQKGAFTGAFQTKRGLFEVADQGTLFLDEIGELSMDAQAKVLRAIQEKEIQRVGSEQTITVDVRLICATHQPLEELLQKGRFREDLYYRINVFPIFIPPLHERREDILPLAEHFLSDFSSEYGKEVKRISTPAIELLVMYHWPGNVRELKNCIERAVLLCEESVIRTYHLPPTLQSAESSATGINLSFGEAVAKFEQELLVDSLKKTGGNMLQSARDLRVSYRIVNYKVKKYNLDVKRFSQTKKKPRKKLEN, encoded by the coding sequence ATGGCACACAAGAAACAGGACGACTCCGACCTCAGCTATCTGGTCACCCTCAAGACCATTCAGGACACCCTCAAGCGGGACGCCCCGCTTGAGGAATCGCTGAACCAGCTGCTCAGAATACTGGCCCAGGACATGGAGTATGTCCGGGCGTTCATGGTCATCATGGACCCCAAGACCGAAAACCTGAAGCTCTCGCTCACCTACAGCCCGGCCCGCTCCGACGACGTGACCTATTCGCCGGGCCGGGGCGTCATCGGTCGCGTGTTCAACACGGGCGAGTCCATCACCATCCCGCGCATGTCCGACGACAAGGAGTTCCTGAACAAGGCGTTCGGACGCAGCGAAGAGGAACTTCGCAAGCTCGGCTTCATCTGCGTGCCGGTCATCAACCGGGGCACGGACCACGAGGAAGTCATCGGCGCGCTCTCGGTGGACGTACCCCTGATCCCGGCCGAGGACCTCGACGCGCACCGCCAGTTTCTCGAAGTGGTGGCGGGCATCATCGCGGGCCATGTGGCCCAGTTGCAGGAGGAGATGGCAACCCATAACCACCTGCTCACCCAGGGCATGATGGCCGGCGGCCCGGACTCGACCCCGCCCAAGGACTTCGTGGCCGCCAGCAAGGCCATGCGCCTCGTGCTCAGGCAGTCGCGCCAGGTGGCCCCCAGCCGGGCCACGGCGCTGCTGCGCGGCCAGTCCGGCACCGGCAAGGAGCTGCTGGCCGAGGCCATCCATTCGGCCAGTCCCAGGGCCGACAAGCCGCTGATCAAGCTCAACTGCGCGGCCCTGCCCTCGGAGCTCATCGAGTCCGAGCTGTTCGGCCACCAGAAGGGCGCGTTCACCGGCGCATTCCAGACCAAGCGCGGCCTGTTCGAGGTGGCGGACCAGGGCACCCTGTTCCTCGACGAGATCGGCGAGCTGTCCATGGACGCCCAGGCCAAGGTGCTGCGCGCCATCCAGGAGAAGGAAATCCAGCGCGTGGGCAGCGAGCAGACCATCACCGTGGACGTCCGGCTCATCTGCGCCACCCACCAGCCTCTGGAGGAGCTGCTCCAGAAGGGCAGGTTCCGCGAGGACCTCTACTACCGGATCAACGTCTTCCCCATCTTCATCCCGCCGCTCCATGAGCGGCGCGAGGACATCCTGCCCCTGGCCGAACATTTCCTGAGCGATTTTTCCAGCGAGTACGGCAAGGAGGTCAAACGCATCTCCACCCCGGCCATTGAGCTGCTGGTCATGTACCACTGGCCCGGCAACGTGCGCGAGCTCAAGAACTGCATCGAACGCGCCGTGCTGCTGTGCGAGGAGTCGGTCATCCGCACCTACCACCTGCCGCCCACGCTCCAGTCCGCCGAAAGCTCGGCCACGGGCATCAACCTCTCCTTTGGCGAGGCCGTGGCCAAGTTCGAACAGGAGTTGCTGGTGGATTCGCTCAAGAAGACCGGCGGCAACATGCTCCAGTCCGCCCGCGACCTGCGCGTCTCCTACCGCATCGTCAACTACAAGGTGAAGAAGTACAACCTCGACGTGAAAAGGTTCTCGCAGACCAAGAAGAAGCCCAGGAAAAAGCTGGAGAACTGA
- a CDS encoding motility associated factor glycosyltransferase family protein, with translation MTAYPFLKDNIEYLQAQGHPVFQWLSTRPFGEEALLNNLFINEYGIHDWRMESGKGMFESLPPTGLYTSWVGGDKPETSATFIVGCNLGYGVNHVIKGMPDTHKVMLVEPRPEMLLACLGQTDYRPFFESKKFHVLIPDEKYIHEVVRNLDLQFIYGQIHLKCDIPSQQLGPEYARWGTFMRNKLENFSLELSTLRFRQDVMVGNEIRNFRRAMAEGSIKGLEGRAAGIGGIILGAGPSLEDSAARLRDNPGHALYTCALQTVPTLQALGIKPHFCVAIDYDASMLNLFARLDPDFVRDVPLIYSTKVNPEAVARYAGPTLPLWTVGGMGTYSMKGHDLVLDAGGNVSVTLSRLLRWLGVSHMLLLGQDYAWLRDRSHAAGHHNHTTNMVRQSYHQTTRNMDGEEILTTVQYMTAKRELEDDLKESSVPVFNVYGGGVPIAGTRVVDLDTAYGEGLLASAPGGVARFMSELLASRGTMTPVQFEPRGPKWATSLRNIEKHLGKLFKNVAANQGEIHEALGRVELFLKQDPLYMPYLYNETVDLAGLTRARKEYRARDYPEFRRIARCVLKKVREIDRLVCLPARGEDTGQAVA, from the coding sequence ATGACCGCGTATCCCTTCCTCAAGGACAACATCGAGTATTTGCAGGCCCAGGGCCATCCCGTCTTTCAGTGGCTCTCCACCCGCCCCTTTGGCGAGGAGGCGCTGCTCAACAACCTGTTCATCAACGAATACGGCATCCATGACTGGCGCATGGAGAGCGGCAAGGGCATGTTCGAGAGCCTGCCGCCCACCGGCCTTTATACTTCGTGGGTGGGCGGCGACAAGCCCGAGACCTCGGCCACCTTCATCGTGGGCTGCAACCTGGGATACGGCGTCAACCATGTCATCAAGGGCATGCCCGACACCCACAAGGTCATGCTTGTGGAGCCTCGGCCCGAGATGCTCCTGGCCTGCCTGGGCCAGACCGACTACCGTCCGTTTTTCGAGTCCAAGAAATTCCATGTCCTCATCCCGGACGAGAAATACATCCACGAGGTGGTCAGAAACCTCGACCTCCAGTTCATCTACGGCCAGATCCATCTCAAGTGCGACATTCCCAGCCAGCAACTGGGGCCGGAATACGCCCGCTGGGGCACCTTCATGCGCAACAAGCTGGAGAACTTCTCGCTGGAGCTCTCGACCCTGCGCTTTCGCCAGGACGTGATGGTCGGCAACGAGATACGCAACTTCCGGCGGGCCATGGCCGAGGGGTCCATCAAGGGGCTGGAGGGCCGGGCCGCGGGCATCGGCGGGATCATCCTCGGCGCCGGACCGAGCCTTGAGGATTCCGCAGCCAGGCTGCGCGACAATCCGGGCCATGCCCTCTACACCTGCGCCCTGCAGACCGTGCCCACGCTCCAGGCGCTGGGCATCAAGCCGCATTTCTGCGTGGCCATCGACTACGACGCGTCCATGCTCAACCTCTTTGCCCGGCTCGATCCCGACTTTGTCCGCGACGTGCCCCTCATCTATTCCACCAAGGTCAACCCAGAGGCCGTGGCCCGCTACGCCGGGCCGACCCTGCCCCTGTGGACCGTGGGCGGCATGGGCACCTACTCCATGAAAGGGCACGATCTCGTGCTCGACGCGGGCGGCAACGTCTCGGTGACCCTTTCGCGCCTGCTGCGCTGGCTCGGCGTCAGCCACATGCTCCTCCTCGGCCAGGACTACGCCTGGCTCAGGGACCGCTCCCACGCGGCCGGGCACCACAACCACACTACCAACATGGTCCGTCAGAGCTATCACCAGACCACCCGGAACATGGACGGCGAGGAGATCCTGACCACGGTCCAGTACATGACCGCCAAGCGCGAGTTGGAGGACGACCTCAAGGAATCCTCTGTGCCAGTCTTCAACGTCTACGGCGGCGGCGTGCCCATCGCCGGAACCCGCGTGGTCGACCTGGACACCGCCTACGGCGAGGGTTTGCTGGCCTCGGCTCCGGGCGGCGTGGCCCGGTTCATGAGCGAACTGCTGGCCAGCCGGGGCACCATGACCCCGGTGCAATTTGAGCCGCGCGGCCCCAAGTGGGCCACCTCGCTGCGCAACATCGAGAAACACCTGGGCAAGCTCTTCAAGAATGTGGCCGCCAACCAGGGCGAGATCCACGAAGCCCTTGGCCGCGTGGAACTGTTCCTGAAGCAGGACCCCCTCTACATGCCCTATCTCTACAATGAAACGGTGGATCTGGCCGGGCTGACCAGGGCCAGGAAGGAATACCGGGCGCGGGATTACCCCGAATTCAGGCGCATTGCCCGGTGCGTGCTCAAGAAGGTCCGCGAGATCGACCGGCTGGTGTGCCTGCCCGCGCGTGGCGAGGACACCGGTCAGGCTGTCGCCTAG
- the iorA gene encoding indolepyruvate ferredoxin oxidoreductase subunit alpha, with the protein MPHPLLADTPGHIDLLLGNEAIVRGAVEAGLQVATCYPGTPSSEVPDTLFRLSPEGKYAFEYSVNEKVALEVAGGATLSGALTLCTMKHVGVNVAADPLMTLCYTGTPGGLLLLSADDPGCHSSQNEQDNRYYARLAGMPVLEPATAQEAKDMTRDGLLLSKKHGAPFMLRTTTRVNHLRGPVEFGPVADPGTPEGFKRNPSKFVPIPAFSRPMHVALLERLEALRQEAENSPYNTVTGSGSLGIVCSSISRAYVADALAQSSLTGKVKVLGLGFSHPLPETLCLDFLSSVSKALVVEELEPILENDLRVLVQKNGLDVEILGKDVLPRCNEFTVTMVEDAIYRLTGDAAPTRDACQPAALPMRPPNLCAGCPHRGTYFAARKVFGDDAVYSSDIGCYTLGLLPPLQAADFLLCMGSSISAGGGAALASGKTVVAFIGDSTYFHSGLTGVANAVFNKHNVLIVVLDNRTTAMTGHQPHPGVDKTILGDNDSRLDIEASMRGLGVTEVREVNPFNQKKTQAAFEELKEMKGVRVLIAKEPCPLFTRRIYKKVASQVAYVAESCTGRFECLDTLACPAMYRDGNRAAVNPILCNGCMLCLQVCGHIKAKKRDN; encoded by the coding sequence ATGCCCCATCCCCTCCTGGCCGACACTCCCGGCCACATCGACCTTCTGCTCGGCAACGAAGCCATTGTTCGCGGAGCCGTGGAGGCGGGATTGCAGGTAGCCACCTGCTACCCTGGCACCCCGTCTTCCGAGGTGCCCGACACGCTCTTTCGCCTCTCGCCCGAAGGCAAGTACGCCTTTGAGTATTCCGTCAACGAGAAGGTCGCCCTCGAAGTGGCGGGCGGAGCCACCCTGTCCGGCGCGCTGACGCTGTGCACCATGAAGCACGTCGGGGTCAACGTGGCTGCCGACCCGCTCATGACCCTGTGCTACACCGGCACGCCGGGCGGCCTGCTGCTGCTCTCTGCGGACGATCCGGGCTGCCATTCGAGCCAGAACGAGCAGGACAACCGCTATTACGCCCGGCTGGCAGGCATGCCGGTCCTCGAACCGGCCACGGCCCAGGAGGCCAAGGACATGACCCGCGACGGGCTGCTCCTGAGCAAAAAGCACGGCGCGCCCTTCATGCTTCGTACCACCACGCGGGTCAACCACCTGCGCGGCCCGGTGGAGTTTGGCCCTGTGGCCGACCCCGGCACCCCGGAAGGATTCAAACGCAATCCGTCGAAGTTCGTGCCCATCCCGGCCTTTTCCCGGCCCATGCATGTGGCCCTGCTCGAGCGGCTCGAAGCCCTGCGCCAGGAGGCCGAGAACTCCCCCTACAACACCGTCACCGGCAGCGGATCGCTGGGCATCGTCTGTTCAAGCATCAGCCGCGCCTATGTGGCCGACGCCCTGGCTCAGTCCAGTCTGACCGGCAAGGTCAAGGTGCTTGGACTCGGTTTTAGCCACCCGCTGCCCGAGACCCTGTGCCTCGATTTCCTCTCGTCGGTGTCCAAGGCGCTGGTGGTGGAGGAGCTGGAACCCATCCTCGAAAACGACCTGCGCGTACTGGTCCAGAAAAACGGCCTGGATGTCGAGATTCTCGGCAAGGACGTGCTGCCCCGGTGCAACGAGTTCACCGTGACCATGGTCGAGGACGCCATCTATCGGCTCACCGGCGATGCGGCCCCGACGCGGGACGCCTGCCAGCCCGCCGCCCTGCCCATGCGGCCGCCCAACCTCTGCGCGGGCTGTCCCCACCGCGGCACCTACTTCGCCGCCCGCAAGGTCTTTGGCGATGACGCGGTCTACTCCTCGGACATCGGCTGCTACACCCTGGGGCTGCTGCCCCCGCTCCAGGCGGCGGACTTCCTGCTCTGCATGGGCTCTTCCATCTCGGCAGGCGGCGGCGCGGCTCTGGCCTCGGGCAAGACCGTGGTGGCCTTCATCGGCGACTCCACCTACTTCCACTCCGGCCTGACCGGCGTGGCCAACGCGGTGTTCAACAAGCACAACGTGCTCATCGTGGTGCTGGACAACCGGACCACGGCCATGACCGGCCACCAGCCCCACCCCGGCGTGGACAAGACCATCCTCGGCGACAACGACTCCCGGCTGGACATCGAGGCCTCGATGCGCGGACTTGGCGTGACCGAAGTGCGAGAGGTCAACCCCTTCAACCAGAAGAAAACCCAGGCCGCCTTCGAGGAACTCAAGGAAATGAAGGGCGTGCGGGTGCTCATCGCCAAGGAGCCTTGCCCGCTGTTCACCCGCCGGATCTACAAAAAAGTCGCGTCCCAGGTGGCCTATGTGGCCGAAAGCTGCACCGGCCGGTTCGAGTGTCTGGACACCCTGGCCTGCCCGGCCATGTACCGGGACGGCAACCGCGCAGCGGTCAATCCCATCCTGTGCAACGGCTGCATGCTCTGTCTGCAGGTGTGCGGACACATCAAAGCCAAGAAAAGGGACAACTAG
- a CDS encoding indolepyruvate oxidoreductase subunit beta, giving the protein MNDVKPIRIFMTGVGGQGTLTATTLLARTVLAAGLPVTSGEIHGMAQRGGVVESTVLIGCKSPKIGHGEADILMGFEPMETVRALPYLKRGGLVLSSTEFMPPLSVAMGKQQCPTLDEIKARVADCTDRAYFMACQTIGIEVGAVQSGNIALLGALCATGALPFGPEALEATIRANLPAKIQAVNLKALELGIKALNA; this is encoded by the coding sequence ATGAACGACGTCAAGCCCATCCGCATATTCATGACCGGCGTTGGCGGCCAGGGCACCCTGACCGCCACCACCCTGCTGGCCAGGACCGTGCTCGCCGCTGGTCTGCCCGTCACCTCCGGCGAAATCCACGGCATGGCCCAGCGCGGCGGCGTGGTGGAATCCACCGTGCTCATCGGCTGCAAGTCGCCCAAGATCGGCCACGGCGAGGCGGACATCCTCATGGGCTTCGAGCCCATGGAGACAGTGCGCGCCCTGCCCTATCTGAAACGCGGCGGACTGGTCCTCTCCAGCACCGAGTTCATGCCCCCGCTCTCTGTGGCCATGGGCAAACAGCAGTGCCCGACCCTGGACGAGATCAAGGCCAGGGTGGCCGACTGCACCGACCGGGCGTACTTCATGGCCTGCCAGACCATCGGCATCGAGGTGGGCGCGGTCCAGAGCGGCAACATCGCCCTGCTCGGCGCCCTGTGCGCCACGGGCGCGCTGCCCTTTGGCCCCGAAGCCCTCGAAGCGACCATCAGGGCCAACCTCCCCGCAAAGATTCAGGCCGTCAACCTCAAAGCCCTGGAACTCGGCATAAAAGCCCTCAACGCCTAG
- a CDS encoding glutamate-5-semialdehyde dehydrogenase, translated as MDIRQQMIEMGRRARRASRTLAKASGKARSGALVALADLLEAEASAIAEANALDLAAAKERGLDKARVQRLTISDKVLRSMIAGCREVAAMDDPVGGIESMTRRPNGMLVGRMRVPLGVVAMIYESRPNATVDAGILCLKAGNAVILRGGSEAFHSNTCLAGLMHRALEQAGLPRDAVQVPATTDREAVAELLKLSDFIDVVIPRGGEGLIRAVTEQATMPVLKHYKGVCHLFADASCDITRAVPIIDNAKTQYPSGCNALECLLVHRDVAGVLLPRVDKVLAAKGVRFKACPRSLPLLGDAAEPAMPGDWGYEFLDLVLAVRVVDSLDEALDFIAEHGSNHTEAILSENYEHCMRFVREVDASLVVANASTRFNDGAQLGLGAEIGISTSKLHAYGPMGVRELTSAKFVLLGEGQVRE; from the coding sequence ATGGATATCCGCCAACAGATGATCGAGATGGGCAGGCGCGCCAGACGCGCGTCGCGGACCCTGGCCAAGGCGTCGGGCAAGGCCCGGAGCGGGGCGCTTGTGGCGCTGGCCGACCTGCTGGAGGCCGAAGCGTCGGCCATTGCCGAGGCCAATGCCCTGGACCTGGCCGCCGCCAAGGAGCGCGGGCTGGACAAGGCGCGGGTGCAGCGGCTGACCATCAGCGACAAGGTGCTGCGCTCCATGATCGCCGGATGCCGCGAGGTGGCGGCCATGGACGATCCCGTGGGCGGCATCGAGTCCATGACCAGACGGCCCAACGGCATGCTGGTGGGCCGCATGCGCGTGCCGCTCGGCGTGGTGGCCATGATCTACGAGTCGCGACCCAACGCCACGGTGGACGCGGGCATCCTCTGCCTCAAGGCGGGCAACGCGGTCATCCTGCGCGGCGGGTCCGAGGCGTTCCATTCCAACACCTGTCTGGCCGGGCTCATGCACCGCGCCCTGGAGCAGGCCGGGCTGCCGCGCGACGCGGTCCAGGTGCCTGCCACCACGGACCGCGAGGCCGTGGCCGAACTGCTCAAGCTCTCGGACTTCATCGACGTGGTCATCCCGCGCGGCGGCGAGGGGCTGATCCGCGCCGTGACCGAGCAGGCCACCATGCCGGTGCTCAAGCACTACAAGGGCGTCTGCCACCTCTTTGCCGATGCCTCCTGCGACATCACCAGGGCCGTGCCCATCATCGACAACGCCAAGACCCAGTACCCGAGCGGCTGCAACGCGCTGGAGTGCCTGCTGGTGCATCGCGACGTGGCCGGGGTGCTCCTGCCCCGCGTGGACAAGGTTCTGGCCGCCAAGGGCGTGCGCTTCAAGGCGTGTCCGCGCTCTCTGCCCCTGCTCGGCGACGCTGCCGAACCGGCCATGCCGGGCGACTGGGGGTATGAGTTCCTTGATCTGGTCCTGGCCGTCCGGGTGGTGGATTCCCTGGACGAGGCCCTGGACTTCATCGCCGAGCACGGCTCCAACCACACCGAGGCCATCCTCAGCGAGAACTACGAGCACTGCATGCGCTTCGTCCGCGAGGTGGACGCCTCCCTGGTGGTGGCCAACGCCTCCACCCGGTTCAACGACGGCGCCCAGCTCGGCCTGGGGGCCGAGATCGGCATCTCCACCTCCAAGCTCCACGCCTACGGCCCCATGGGCGTGCGCGAGCTGACCAGCGCCAAGTTCGTCCTCCTGGGCGAGGGCCAGGTGCGGGAGTAG